The sequence CTTGCGCGCGGGTCTTCATGAACGCGCCGCTGCCGGTCTTGACGTCCAGCACGAGACGGCCCGCGCCTTCGGCGATCTTCTTGCTCATGATCGAGCTGGCGATCAGCGGCACCGACTCGACGGTGCCCGTGACGTCGCGCAGCGCGTACAGCTTGCGGTCAGCGGGAGCCAGTGTCGGGGTGGCGGCGCAGACCACCGCCCCGACGTCGTCGAGTTGCGCGGCGATCTCGTCCGCCGACAGCTCGGCCCGCCAGCCGGGGATCGCCTCCAGCTTGTCGAGCGTGCCGCCGGTGTGCCCGAGACCCCGGCCCGACAACTGCGGCACGGCCGCCCCGCACGCCGCGACGAGCGGCGCCAGCGGCAGAGTGATCTTGTCGCCGACGCCGCCCGTGGAATGCTTGTCCACCGTGGGGCGGGAGCAGGTCAGCGAAAGCCGCTCGCCCGAGTCGATCATCGCGCCGGTCCAGCGGGCCGTCTCAGCCGAGTCCATTCCCCGCAGCACGACCGCCATCGCGAGCGCCGCCATCTGCTCGTCGCCGACGACGCCGCGCGTGTAGGCGTCGATCACCCAGCCGATCTGCTCATCGGTGAGCCGCAGACCGTCGCGCTTGGCCCTGATGACGTCCACAGCGGCGAACGGCTCGCCCTTCATGACGGCAGGTCCTCCGGTCCGAACGCCTGTGGCAACACCTGCGCCATCGGCTGCACCCCGGCCGGAGTGTCCACAAGGCACTCCTCGCCGCCGAACTCGTAGAGCAGTTGCCTGCACCGGCCGCACGGCATCAGGAGCTCTCCCTCACCGGAACGGCACGCCACGGCGACAAACCGGCCACCGCCGGACAACCTGAGCTGGCCCGCCATGGTGCACTCGGCGCAGAGACCGAGCCCGTAGGAGGCGTTCTCCACGTTGCACCCGGTGACGATCCGGCCGTCGTCGGTCAACGCCGCCGCACCGACCCGCAACCGCGAGTACGGCGCGTACGCCTTCTGCGCCGCCGCGACCGCCTCGGCGCGAAGCCGTTCCCAGTCGATGCCGGGCATCAGTCGCCCTCCCCTCGCCGGTACCGCTTGCCGATCGCCCTCGGCGGGCGCAGTTTCTGCGCTGCGACGGCCAGCACGATGATCGTGACGAAGTGCGGCGTGTACGGGATCAGCTCACGCGGCAGCTCGTCGTTGGCCCAGTACACGTAGTACAGCGCGACGGCTCCGAGCGCGGCGAGCCCCGCGGCGAGGAAGCGCCGCCGCACGAGGTGCACCACGGTGAGCACGGCGAGCAGCAGCACCGCGCCGTAGCAGAGCGCGAGCACGGCCTCGCCGCCACCGGCGAGCTGCACGCCGTCGGAGTAGCCGAACAACGCCGCACCGCCGAGCAGCCCGCCAGGCCGCCAGTTACCGAAGATCATCGCCGCGAGACCGATGTAACCCCGGCCGTTGGTCTGGTTCTCCAGGTAGTCGGCGCCGCCCGACAGCAGGACGAGCGAAGCGCCACCCATCCCGGCGAGGCCACCCGACACCAGAAGCGCCGCGTACTTGTGCGCGTAGACGTTCACGCCGAGCGACTCAGCCGCGACGGGGTTCTCGCCGCACGAACGCAGCCGCAGCCCGAACCGGGTGCGCCACAGCACGAAGTAACTCACGGGCACCAGCAGCAGGCCGAGCATGGCCAGCGGCGACACCTGCGTCACGAGCCCGCGCAGCAGCCCCGCCGCGTCGGAGATCCCCACCCGCTGGGCGGCTTCGAGGTCGGCGAGCCAGTCGGAGAGGAACGTCGCGGAGTACGTGTCGAACTTCGGCACGGGCGGCGACTGCCTCGGGTTGCCGGACAGCGGCTGGAACACGAGGTCGGCGAGGTACTTCGCGACGCCGAGCCCGAGAAGGTTGATGGCGACGCCGGACACGATGTGGTTCACGCCGAACGTCACCGTGGCCACGGCGTGCAGCAGCCCGCCGAGCGCGCCGAAGACGGCGGCCGCGATCAGACCGGCCCACACCCCGCCGTAGAAGGCACCCCACGCCGCGCCCCAGGTGCCGAGGATCATCATGCCTTCGAGGCCGATGTTGATGACCCCGGATCGCTCGGCCCACAACCCGCCGAGCGCGGCGAACAGGATGGGCAGGGCGAGCCGCAACGCCGTCTGCGACGTACTGCTCGACGTGAGCGTGTCGATGCCGGTGAGGTACGACGTGGTGGACAGCACCGCGATGGCCGCCACGGCCCACAGCGCGCCCCGCAACCACCCCGGGATCGGCCGCCGCGTTCTCGGCTCCTGCTTCGTCGCGCCCGCCTCGTTCGGCGAACCGGTCTCGACCGTGGTGCTCACACCGCACCTCCCTGGCTGACGCTCGCGGGCATACCGTTGCGGGTCTGTCGGCCCACCCGGCGCTGCTGCGCGGCGAGTTCCGCTCGTTTGACGATCTCGTAGGCGACCACGACCGAGAGCACGATCGTGCCCTGGATGATGGTGGCGATCTCCCTCGGCACCCCGATGGTCTCCAGCGACACGGCCGACTTGT comes from Saccharomonospora xinjiangensis XJ-54 and encodes:
- a CDS encoding ABC transporter permease → MSTTVETGSPNEAGATKQEPRTRRPIPGWLRGALWAVAAIAVLSTTSYLTGIDTLTSSSTSQTALRLALPILFAALGGLWAERSGVINIGLEGMMILGTWGAAWGAFYGGVWAGLIAAAVFGALGGLLHAVATVTFGVNHIVSGVAINLLGLGVAKYLADLVFQPLSGNPRQSPPVPKFDTYSATFLSDWLADLEAAQRVGISDAAGLLRGLVTQVSPLAMLGLLLVPVSYFVLWRTRFGLRLRSCGENPVAAESLGVNVYAHKYAALLVSGGLAGMGGASLVLLSGGADYLENQTNGRGYIGLAAMIFGNWRPGGLLGGAALFGYSDGVQLAGGGEAVLALCYGAVLLLAVLTVVHLVRRRFLAAGLAALGAVALYYVYWANDELPRELIPYTPHFVTIIVLAVAAQKLRPPRAIGKRYRRGEGD
- a CDS encoding cytidine deaminase, producing MPGIDWERLRAEAVAAAQKAYAPYSRLRVGAAALTDDGRIVTGCNVENASYGLGLCAECTMAGQLRLSGGGRFVAVACRSGEGELLMPCGRCRQLLYEFGGEECLVDTPAGVQPMAQVLPQAFGPEDLPS